A single genomic interval of uncultured Desulfobulbus sp. harbors:
- a CDS encoding transporter substrate-binding domain-containing protein translates to MLPSAPADEPQNEIIRLANGEWPPYTGQRLPGYGCDSQVVTEAFALVGIRVEYVFLPWARGKLLSQNGFLDGAVEWEDTQEHRKGHYVSCEPLSTQEYVFFYRKGTSVDWQRLEDLHPLRIGLTIGYVYSEAFEQMRKKFPATFSESASDTLNFKRLLAGQIDLFPMEKTVGQYLLKTKFTANERASIAIHPKAIRSFAPHLLLSRAVSGNARRMRLYEQGLYKLKFSSRYQEVMNTCNPDVL, encoded by the coding sequence ATGCTGCCATCCGCACCGGCTGATGAGCCGCAGAACGAGATCATTCGCTTGGCAAACGGTGAGTGGCCCCCCTACACCGGCCAGAGACTGCCTGGCTATGGGTGCGATTCCCAAGTGGTCACTGAAGCCTTTGCTCTGGTTGGCATTCGTGTGGAATACGTTTTTTTGCCTTGGGCCCGAGGGAAGCTTCTTTCCCAGAATGGTTTTCTCGACGGTGCGGTGGAATGGGAGGATACGCAAGAGCATCGAAAGGGCCATTATGTTTCCTGTGAGCCCCTTTCCACGCAGGAATATGTGTTTTTCTATCGCAAAGGCACGTCCGTGGATTGGCAGCGGCTTGAGGATTTGCATCCGTTACGCATTGGATTGACGATAGGCTATGTCTACAGTGAAGCGTTTGAGCAGATGCGGAAAAAATTTCCGGCGACCTTTAGCGAGTCTGCGAGCGATACGCTCAACTTTAAAAGATTGCTCGCCGGCCAAATCGATCTTTTCCCCATGGAAAAAACGGTGGGACAATATTTGCTCAAAACAAAGTTCACCGCCAATGAGCGGGCTTCCATAGCCATTCATCCCAAGGCGATCCGTAGTTTTGCCCCCCACCTTCTGCTTTCGCGTGCTGTTTCCGGCAACGCGCGGCGAATGCGGCTTTATGAGCAGGGGCTGTACAAGCTCAAGTTTAGCAGCCGCTACCAGGAAGTCATGAACACCTGTAATCCCGATGTTCTCTAA
- a CDS encoding HigA family addiction module antitoxin: MDEKLIPISPGEILYEEFLEPMEISQAQLARDLNVPPNRINQIIRGKREISADTALRLGQYFGIEPEFWLNLQLRYNVKVAAEKVGLQIKKEVKPYQASKGNRFKPAI; this comes from the coding sequence ATGGACGAGAAATTAATTCCCATATCCCCAGGCGAGATCCTCTACGAAGAGTTCCTGGAGCCTATGGAGATATCACAGGCTCAATTGGCAAGAGATCTCAATGTTCCACCGAATCGCATAAACCAGATTATCCGTGGAAAAAGAGAGATATCAGCTGACACGGCATTGAGGTTGGGGCAATATTTTGGAATTGAACCCGAATTTTGGCTCAATCTCCAGCTTCGGTACAACGTGAAAGTAGCAGCAGAAAAAGTTGGGCTACAGATAAAAAAAGAAGTCAAACCTTATCAAGCGTCAAAAGGCAATAGATTTAAGCCCGCTATATAA
- a CDS encoding adenosylcobalamin-dependent ribonucleoside-diphosphate reductase: MTRSITRQQLTETAETVLERRYYLKDAEGKPLENWETLCRRVSNAVALVDQDQPDYEGLADRFFNMIYYLDFLPNSPCLMNAGTDLGQLSACFVLPVEDSMDGIFTSIRNGALVHKTGGGTGYSFSRLRPKNSAVRSTQGVASGPLSFAAVFDAATETIKQGGKRRGANMGVLRVDHPDIMQFIVAKQDQTRYTNFNFSVAITDLFMEAVKNDEEYDLIDPSNGRVIESLQAREVFDKIIDLAWHNGEPGVLFIDAANRDNSTPQLGKFEATNPCGEQWLLPYESCNLGSINLGQYVTDGKVDYERLGETARLAVRFLDNVIDCNRFPIPEIAEMTQKTRKVGLGIMGMHDMLIQLELPYGSDEGRAASAEVMAFIRKEAEAASISLAAMKGPFPAYDKTFNKYPPRRNAALTSIQPTGTVSMIADCASGCEPYFSIVMIKNVMDGDRLLMVNKLFEKVARNEGFYSSELMEKVASSGTVIGHKEIPERWQEIFRTAQDISPEQHIRMQGILQKSGVDSSISKTINLPSSATQDDVRTSYMLGFELGCKGLTVYRDGSRDHQVLNTVSSSPDKTAVASSQGLVQKATLPDVLSAKRYRLKDINQETIYLIVCFDEDEKPMEVFAKFPFDNRVDLKDKSTMWTTTCRLVSLALRYQIPMDEIIKQLDRSSGHMLDLPAQLGKLLKSFMAATQHGFASVCPECQGKLVFEEGCEVCRDCGYSKCS, encoded by the coding sequence ATGACCAGAAGCATCACCCGTCAGCAACTCACCGAAACCGCAGAGACCGTTCTCGAGAGGAGGTACTACCTGAAGGATGCAGAGGGCAAACCGCTGGAAAATTGGGAAACCCTTTGCCGCCGGGTCAGCAACGCCGTGGCCCTGGTCGATCAGGATCAGCCGGACTATGAGGGGTTGGCCGATCGTTTCTTCAACATGATCTACTACCTCGATTTTCTGCCCAATTCGCCCTGCCTGATGAACGCCGGCACTGATTTGGGGCAGCTTTCCGCATGCTTTGTCCTGCCGGTGGAAGACTCGATGGACGGGATCTTCACATCGATCCGCAACGGTGCGCTGGTACACAAGACGGGTGGCGGTACCGGATATTCCTTCTCTCGCCTGCGCCCGAAAAATTCGGCAGTGCGCTCCACCCAGGGGGTGGCCTCGGGCCCGTTGAGCTTTGCCGCGGTCTTTGATGCCGCCACCGAGACCATCAAACAGGGCGGCAAGCGCCGGGGCGCCAACATGGGCGTGCTGCGGGTGGATCATCCCGATATCATGCAGTTCATTGTCGCCAAGCAAGATCAGACCCGGTACACCAACTTCAATTTCAGCGTTGCCATCACCGATCTGTTCATGGAGGCAGTGAAAAACGACGAGGAGTACGACCTGATCGATCCGTCCAACGGCCGGGTGATCGAATCACTGCAGGCGCGTGAAGTCTTTGATAAGATAATCGATCTTGCCTGGCACAACGGGGAGCCCGGCGTCCTGTTCATCGATGCCGCCAACCGCGACAACTCCACCCCTCAGTTGGGTAAGTTCGAGGCCACCAACCCTTGCGGCGAGCAGTGGCTGCTGCCCTACGAGTCCTGCAATCTGGGCTCGATCAATTTGGGCCAGTACGTCACGGATGGCAAGGTCGACTACGAACGTCTGGGCGAAACCGCCCGTCTTGCGGTGCGTTTTCTCGATAACGTCATCGACTGCAATCGGTTTCCCATTCCAGAAATTGCCGAGATGACGCAGAAGACGCGGAAGGTGGGATTGGGCATCATGGGCATGCACGACATGCTCATTCAACTGGAGTTGCCCTACGGCAGCGATGAGGGGCGTGCGGCCTCGGCCGAGGTCATGGCCTTCATCCGCAAGGAAGCCGAAGCTGCCTCCATTTCCCTGGCTGCCATGAAAGGGCCCTTTCCAGCCTACGACAAGACCTTCAACAAGTACCCGCCCCGTCGCAACGCCGCGCTGACCTCGATCCAGCCCACCGGTACGGTCTCGATGATCGCGGACTGCGCCTCCGGCTGCGAGCCCTATTTTTCCATCGTCATGATCAAGAACGTCATGGACGGCGATCGCCTGCTGATGGTCAACAAACTCTTTGAAAAGGTGGCCCGTAACGAGGGGTTTTACTCCTCCGAGCTGATGGAGAAGGTCGCCTCCTCCGGCACGGTCATCGGTCATAAGGAAATTCCCGAGCGTTGGCAGGAAATTTTTCGCACCGCCCAGGATATCAGCCCGGAGCAGCACATTCGCATGCAGGGCATTCTCCAGAAAAGCGGGGTCGATTCCTCAATCAGCAAAACCATCAACCTGCCGTCTTCGGCCACCCAGGACGATGTGCGCACCTCCTACATGCTCGGTTTCGAGCTCGGCTGTAAGGGCTTGACCGTCTACCGTGACGGCTCCCGCGACCACCAGGTGCTCAACACCGTATCCTCCAGCCCGGACAAGACCGCGGTTGCCTCTTCACAGGGCCTGGTGCAGAAGGCCACCCTGCCCGATGTGCTGAGCGCCAAGCGGTATCGTCTCAAGGATATCAACCAGGAGACCATTTATCTCATCGTCTGCTTCGACGAGGATGAAAAACCGATGGAGGTCTTTGCCAAGTTCCCCTTTGATAATCGTGTGGATTTGAAGGATAAATCCACCATGTGGACCACCACCTGCCGTTTGGTGTCTTTGGCGCTGCGTTACCAGATTCCCATGGACGAGATCATCAAGCAGCTTGATCGCTCTTCCGGCCATATGCTTGATCTGCCGGCTCAGCTCGGCAAGCTGTTGAAATCGTTCATGGCCGCGACCCAGCATGGCTTTGCTTCGGTCTGCCCGGAGTGTCAGGGGAAATTGGTGTTTGAGGAGGGGTGCGAGGTTTGCCGGGATTGCGGATATTCGAAGTGTTCGTGA
- a CDS encoding pyridoxine 5'-phosphate synthase — protein MPVHFSLSPSLKGQSINAFYLQQRTEQLQHLLGLENTEVSVVLMDDTEMASYNEQYRHKQGPTNVLSFPASEGESGFAVPDNELGDILISVDTARREAVAEKHSLHHRIIELIIHGLLHLIGYDHERSEEEAVRMWDFEKELFTLLHNQRRTKMPLLAINVDHVATVRQARGGAEPDPVLAAGICELAGAEGIVVHLREDRRHIQDRDVRLLRQTIKTKLNLEMANTPEIIDIALDIVPDMITLVPEKRKELTTEGGLDVVDNAKKLTKTIARMRKAGIPVSLFVDPNPDQIQAALDVGATFVELHTGRYCDAKGEEEQEQEYHLIEQTSELAYESGLRVNAGHGLDYRNTAPIAALPFIEELSIGHAVISRAVMVGLDKAVREMLNIVRAI, from the coding sequence ATGCCCGTCCATTTCAGCCTCAGCCCATCGCTCAAGGGGCAATCGATCAACGCCTTCTATCTGCAGCAACGGACCGAACAGTTGCAGCACCTGCTCGGCCTGGAGAACACCGAGGTCAGTGTCGTGCTCATGGACGACACCGAGATGGCCTCCTACAACGAGCAATACCGTCACAAACAAGGCCCGACCAACGTACTCTCCTTTCCTGCCAGCGAAGGCGAGTCGGGCTTTGCTGTGCCGGACAACGAGCTCGGTGATATTCTCATATCGGTCGATACGGCCCGACGGGAGGCAGTTGCCGAGAAACACAGCCTGCACCACCGCATCATCGAACTGATCATCCACGGACTGCTCCACCTCATCGGCTACGATCACGAACGATCCGAGGAAGAAGCCGTCCGCATGTGGGATTTTGAAAAAGAACTGTTTACGCTCTTGCACAACCAAAGGAGAACCAAGATGCCCTTGTTAGCCATCAATGTTGACCATGTCGCCACCGTCCGCCAGGCACGAGGTGGCGCTGAACCGGATCCTGTCCTTGCCGCCGGTATATGCGAGCTTGCCGGGGCCGAGGGGATCGTCGTGCATCTGCGTGAAGACCGTCGTCACATTCAGGACCGCGATGTCCGCCTGCTGCGGCAGACAATCAAGACCAAGCTCAACCTCGAGATGGCCAACACCCCGGAGATTATCGATATTGCGTTGGATATAGTGCCGGATATGATTACTCTCGTGCCGGAAAAACGAAAGGAATTGACCACCGAGGGGGGACTGGACGTCGTTGACAACGCCAAGAAACTGACCAAGACCATTGCCAGGATGCGCAAGGCCGGAATTCCGGTATCGCTCTTTGTCGACCCCAATCCGGATCAGATCCAGGCGGCACTCGATGTGGGCGCCACCTTTGTCGAGCTGCATACCGGCCGCTACTGTGACGCCAAGGGGGAAGAGGAGCAGGAACAGGAGTATCACCTCATCGAGCAGACCTCAGAACTTGCCTATGAATCCGGTTTACGGGTCAATGCCGGTCATGGTCTTGATTACCGCAATACCGCCCCCATTGCCGCCCTGCCCTTTATCGAAGAGCTGAGTATCGGTCATGCGGTTATCAGTCGCGCGGTCATGGTTGGTCTGGACAAGGCTGTCCGTGAAATGTTGAATATCGTGCGGGCGATTTAA
- a CDS encoding PhoH family protein: protein MKPAALNLETTRELTFADNRVAQQLFGDLNRNLHTIEQATGVAINARGNEVQIQGRGHAVELAASTLEQMYGLLLKGYPVFSQDIAFGVKILESSPQARLEEIFLDKVCITSRKRVISPKSVNQKLYIEAIREHDIVFGIGPAGTGKTYLAVAMAVSALAKEQVSKIILTRPAVEAGEKLGFLPGDMAQKVDPYLRPLTDAINDMLGQERTQELTERGVIEVAPLAFMRGRTLNNAFIILDEAQNTTREQMKMFLTRIGFDSQAVITGDITQIDLPGSQKSGLIQAEKILTGIKGIAFRHFAKSDVVRHPLVQEIIHAYEQQEVTRQTTKEKEA from the coding sequence GTGAAGCCGGCTGCACTCAATCTGGAAACCACCAGGGAACTCACCTTTGCCGATAACCGGGTCGCCCAGCAACTCTTTGGCGATCTCAATCGTAACCTGCACACCATAGAACAGGCCACTGGCGTGGCCATCAACGCCCGCGGCAATGAGGTGCAGATCCAGGGGCGAGGACATGCGGTCGAACTGGCAGCCTCTACCCTTGAACAGATGTACGGGCTTTTGCTCAAAGGCTACCCGGTGTTCAGCCAGGACATCGCCTTTGGGGTCAAGATATTGGAATCTTCCCCCCAGGCACGGCTGGAGGAGATCTTTCTTGATAAGGTCTGCATCACCTCGCGCAAACGGGTGATTTCGCCAAAATCGGTCAACCAGAAACTCTACATCGAGGCGATCCGTGAGCACGATATCGTCTTCGGTATCGGCCCAGCGGGAACTGGCAAGACCTACCTGGCCGTGGCCATGGCGGTTTCGGCACTGGCCAAGGAGCAGGTCTCTAAAATCATCCTCACCCGCCCCGCGGTGGAGGCCGGAGAAAAACTCGGTTTTCTTCCCGGGGACATGGCGCAGAAGGTCGATCCCTACCTGCGCCCCCTGACCGATGCGATCAATGACATGCTCGGCCAGGAACGCACCCAGGAACTGACCGAGCGCGGAGTGATCGAGGTGGCCCCGCTCGCCTTCATGCGCGGCCGCACCCTGAACAATGCCTTCATCATCCTCGACGAGGCCCAGAACACGACCCGCGAGCAGATGAAGATGTTTTTAACCCGCATCGGTTTTGACTCACAGGCGGTGATCACCGGCGACATCACCCAGATCGACCTCCCCGGCAGCCAGAAGTCGGGCCTGATCCAGGCAGAGAAAATCCTCACCGGTATCAAGGGGATCGCCTTCCGTCACTTCGCCAAATCCGATGTGGTCCGCCACCCGCTGGTCCAGGAGATCATCCATGCCTACGAACAGCAGGAGGTGACCCGCCAGACAACCAAGGAAAAGGAGGCCTGA
- a CDS encoding septal ring lytic transglycosylase RlpA family protein encodes MRKTKLNLRVVIGLAMFGLLFGPVYSAVAATAASPASPSAPTKKIAAHASKAIHHKKARLAKRGPAMSGMASVYSDKLSGRKTSSGQRFNQGKLTAAHRSLPIGTRVLVTNLNNNKSVEVYINDRGPFHRDRVIDLTSAAASKLGMHRRGSAQVKLEILQNQGIGNI; translated from the coding sequence ATGCGAAAAACCAAGCTCAACCTGCGGGTTGTGATCGGCTTGGCGATGTTTGGATTACTCTTTGGACCTGTATATTCCGCCGTGGCAGCAACCGCGGCATCTCCTGCATCGCCCTCCGCTCCGACTAAAAAGATCGCAGCTCATGCCTCTAAGGCAATTCATCACAAAAAAGCCAGGCTTGCCAAACGCGGCCCTGCAATGAGTGGAATGGCCTCTGTGTATTCCGACAAACTCAGTGGACGCAAAACCTCCAGCGGTCAACGATTCAATCAGGGAAAACTAACCGCCGCCCATCGTTCCCTTCCCATCGGCACCAGAGTTCTGGTGACCAACCTCAACAACAACAAGAGCGTTGAAGTGTATATCAACGATCGGGGACCGTTTCACCGTGATCGGGTTATTGACCTCACCTCTGCGGCCGCAAGCAAACTCGGCATGCATCGACGGGGCTCGGCTCAGGTGAAACTGGAGATCCTGCAAAACCAGGGAATCGGCAACATCTAA
- a CDS encoding septal ring lytic transglycosylase RlpA family protein, with product MQTSKLVFMVMIGLAMLEFSCGQLLIAASTVEGAPPSIAVKNANLPPTAIAHTSKSSMRGKASYYADRFNGRKTASGQIFRQGHLTAAHRYLPLGTKVRVTNLRNRQTVDVDIIDRGPWCKGRIIDLSKAAAKKLGMIRSGVAVVQLEVIKPHDSNKS from the coding sequence ATGCAAACCTCCAAGCTCGTTTTCATGGTGATGATCGGCTTGGCGATGCTCGAGTTTTCCTGTGGTCAACTCCTCATCGCCGCTTCAACAGTTGAAGGGGCGCCTCCTTCCATCGCCGTTAAAAACGCCAATTTGCCACCTACTGCCATTGCCCACACATCGAAGAGCTCGATGCGGGGCAAGGCCTCCTATTACGCCGATAGATTCAACGGCCGCAAAACCGCCAGCGGTCAGATTTTTCGCCAGGGGCACCTGACAGCTGCCCATCGTTATCTCCCTCTGGGAACCAAAGTTCGGGTGACCAACCTGCGCAACAGGCAAACCGTCGATGTCGATATTATCGACCGTGGTCCCTGGTGTAAGGGGCGAATCATCGACCTTTCCAAGGCGGCGGCAAAAAAATTGGGCATGATTCGTTCCGGCGTAGCCGTTGTTCAGTTGGAGGTGATCAAGCCTCATGATTCGAATAAATCCTGA
- a CDS encoding PEP-CTERM sorting domain-containing protein — MRKYSLIPLLLFTLSSGIGHAAQYDATLNFQSDDQSMWTQGEAAMFNWRQDITLYSWNYTYETPKAYIDGGASWLSTNQYSVYGHTDGLVGFSPYINIDSGSVDLSYDVAVNILYPDAATVKPGDTFTLSTSYNSLSTGTFTTNFPEIKAGVDLLFETHSSVGLNEYSKYPIYTYFLGIPIDTDTGWNTVPTQIELVSVDIDPDTGIAANALGVSVGPFDSDLVYDEEGRIPGIEFHNDEISLLGQTVADLGNGVSLFGYGEVALNVPDIDTTGNEATGFTSTGSDDLFRVSIDADKIATDIIEAAIEAAIAAGTAGTSAGASVAIDLPDLEGSTNLEPILGETLASFIPINISYNLLDLEPFIDVDVAQTFTFSPEDLMVYFDMGNGMFTDPVAVGQDIELTMPEEGLEITPIFFLPDSTLSNLTELLIDFGLDITLLDFGLDFTGILALLPDIDPAALFAEDLTCKEILQMLNLDSSWLNPDIFSSEFKFNIPEIAMDSFTITPSAVPEPASLLLLGLGLAGLAGRLRKPALTM, encoded by the coding sequence ATGAGAAAGTATTCACTGATCCCGCTGTTATTGTTTACTTTATCCTCAGGCATCGGCCATGCGGCGCAATATGATGCCACGCTCAATTTTCAGTCTGACGATCAATCCATGTGGACCCAGGGGGAAGCGGCAATGTTCAACTGGCGACAGGACATCACCCTGTACAGTTGGAACTATACCTACGAGACGCCTAAAGCATACATTGATGGCGGGGCCTCATGGCTCTCCACAAACCAATATTCAGTCTATGGGCACACAGATGGCCTTGTTGGTTTTTCCCCCTACATTAACATTGATTCCGGATCTGTTGACCTGTCCTATGATGTAGCGGTCAATATCCTGTACCCGGATGCGGCAACCGTCAAACCGGGAGACACATTCACCCTCTCCACCTCGTATAATTCCTTGTCAACCGGAACCTTCACCACCAACTTCCCCGAAATCAAAGCAGGCGTAGATCTCCTGTTCGAAACCCATTCCTCTGTTGGCCTTAACGAATATTCAAAATATCCAATATACACCTATTTCCTCGGCATCCCAATTGATACTGATACAGGATGGAACACAGTCCCAACACAAATAGAGCTTGTTTCTGTAGATATCGATCCCGATACCGGCATTGCTGCGAATGCTTTGGGGGTCTCTGTCGGTCCTTTTGACTCAGACCTTGTTTATGATGAGGAGGGCAGGATTCCGGGCATAGAGTTTCACAATGACGAGATATCCCTTCTCGGGCAAACCGTTGCCGACCTTGGCAATGGGGTTTCACTCTTTGGCTATGGCGAAGTTGCCCTGAATGTACCGGATATCGACACAACCGGCAATGAGGCCACGGGGTTCACCTCCACCGGCTCCGATGATCTCTTCCGTGTCAGCATCGATGCTGACAAGATAGCGACCGACATTATTGAAGCAGCAATTGAGGCCGCCATAGCAGCCGGCACCGCCGGAACAAGCGCCGGCGCGTCCGTAGCCATTGACCTGCCTGACCTGGAAGGCTCCACCAACCTTGAGCCTATTCTTGGAGAGACGCTGGCCTCTTTTATACCGATAAATATCAGTTACAACCTGCTCGACCTTGAGCCATTCATCGATGTCGATGTGGCCCAGACCTTTACATTCTCACCGGAAGACCTGATGGTCTATTTTGACATGGGCAACGGAATGTTTACCGACCCCGTTGCCGTGGGGCAGGATATCGAGCTCACCATGCCCGAGGAGGGATTGGAGATCACTCCAATCTTCTTTTTGCCCGACAGCACCCTCAGCAATCTGACCGAACTGCTGATTGATTTCGGGCTTGATATCACCCTCCTTGATTTTGGATTGGACTTCACCGGGATTCTCGCACTTCTCCCCGATATTGACCCCGCAGCTCTGTTCGCAGAGGATTTGACCTGCAAGGAAATACTTCAAATGCTCAACCTGGATTCAAGTTGGTTAAATCCGGATATATTCAGTAGTGAATTCAAATTCAACATTCCCGAGATTGCGATGGACAGCTTTACCATCACTCCCTCTGCCGTTCCAGAACCTGCAAGTCTCCTCCTTTTGGGCCTGGGGCTTGCCGGCCTGGCTGGCCGATTACGCAAACCAGCCCTCACGATGTAA
- a CDS encoding thioredoxin domain-containing protein, with protein sequence MLKKIVLSAAMLLPLATSALAAPTSNSAGNLNWSVDVTWPIPAKPVDLTQSLDNKRVFILGDDAKVYIFAPNGRPLGVMPVAPGVRAIDISARGDILFLADAQAKTYSAVDISFNQDIDVSGAPVRGKIDAPVTLILFSDFECPWCGRLEPALTQLLAQNQDKLRIVFKHMPLPMHPYAESAALASIAAQRQGKFWEMHDALFQVKDWTDTVVEETAKHIGLNMEKFHADLVSPEVQAQLNKDATDAQTADITATPSLFINTRPVRDRSLAGMQKMVDEAVAAAGAK encoded by the coding sequence ATGCTGAAAAAAATTGTTCTCTCCGCAGCCATGCTGCTCCCTCTCGCGACTTCTGCCCTGGCAGCCCCAACTAGCAACTCCGCCGGCAATCTCAACTGGTCGGTGGATGTGACCTGGCCGATCCCGGCCAAACCGGTTGACCTGACTCAGTCGCTTGATAACAAACGAGTTTTCATCCTGGGCGACGACGCCAAAGTATACATCTTTGCACCGAACGGCAGACCGCTGGGGGTGATGCCGGTCGCTCCCGGGGTGCGTGCCATTGATATCTCCGCCCGCGGCGACATACTCTTTTTAGCCGATGCCCAAGCCAAGACCTACAGTGCAGTGGACATCAGTTTTAACCAGGATATCGATGTCAGCGGGGCTCCGGTCCGCGGCAAGATCGATGCCCCGGTAACCCTTATTTTATTCTCAGATTTTGAATGTCCTTGGTGCGGCCGCCTTGAACCGGCGCTGACCCAGCTTTTGGCACAGAACCAGGACAAGCTGCGCATCGTCTTCAAGCACATGCCGCTCCCCATGCACCCCTATGCGGAATCAGCCGCGCTTGCCTCCATTGCCGCCCAGCGCCAGGGAAAATTCTGGGAAATGCATGATGCTCTGTTTCAGGTCAAGGATTGGACCGACACCGTGGTCGAAGAAACCGCCAAGCACATCGGTCTGAATATGGAAAAATTCCATGCCGACCTGGTCAGCCCCGAGGTCCAGGCCCAACTGAACAAGGATGCCACCGATGCACAAACCGCCGATATAACCGCAACGCCGTCTCTGTTCATCAATACCAGGCCGGTCCGTGACCGCTCTCTTGCGGGCATGCAGAAAATGGTGGATGAGGCCGTAGCCGCCGCTGGAGCCAAATAA
- a CDS encoding type II toxin-antitoxin system RelE/ParE family toxin translates to MIASFKCKDTEKLFNDYGVKKFHQIERKARIKLEVLNADPSLDSLLIPPGNRLESLKGDRKGQYSIRINDQWRICFEWINGAAQNVEIVDYH, encoded by the coding sequence ATGATAGCATCCTTCAAATGCAAAGATACAGAAAAATTGTTTAACGATTACGGTGTAAAAAAATTTCACCAAATCGAAAGAAAAGCTCGTATCAAGTTGGAAGTTTTGAATGCCGATCCATCTCTTGACAGTTTGCTTATTCCTCCGGGAAATCGATTAGAATCGCTAAAAGGAGATCGAAAGGGGCAATATTCTATACGCATTAACGATCAATGGCGAATCTGCTTCGAATGGATTAATGGAGCTGCGCAGAATGTCGAGATAGTCGATTATCATTGA
- a CDS encoding potassium channel protein, with protein sequence MRKIIIIALIFLALLLGGTLGYMYLENTGFWMGMYLTIITVFTVGYGDIVPIHPAGRVFTVFLVITSVSFVMYTFSKITETMIEGELRGLYKRRKMNKEIARLRDHYIVCGFGRIGKEICKILLEHHRPFLVIEKDDQELKAIEELQYTWLKGDASDDDVLQAAGIERAKGLVSVVASDADNLYITLTARGLNKDLYIMARSSGGAGVQTKLKRAGATKVISPYSIGARRMAHLIVRPTVTDFIDLTMRAGELDLIMEELRVTETSRLAGKNLIESEIRKRYDVIVVAIKRQDGTMLFNPKPDSVIMGDDILIVLGASEHIIGLGKEM encoded by the coding sequence ATGCGCAAAATCATCATCATTGCCCTTATTTTCCTGGCGCTTCTTCTCGGCGGTACTCTTGGCTACATGTATCTGGAGAACACCGGTTTCTGGATGGGCATGTATTTAACCATCATCACCGTTTTTACGGTGGGATATGGTGATATCGTACCTATTCATCCCGCCGGACGGGTATTCACCGTCTTTCTGGTTATCACCAGCGTCAGTTTTGTGATGTATACCTTCAGTAAGATCACGGAAACCATGATCGAAGGTGAGTTGCGGGGATTGTACAAGAGGAGAAAAATGAACAAGGAGATCGCCCGCTTGCGGGATCATTACATTGTTTGCGGATTTGGCCGCATCGGCAAGGAGATCTGCAAGATTCTCCTGGAACATCATCGCCCCTTTTTGGTGATCGAAAAAGATGATCAGGAGCTGAAAGCCATTGAAGAGCTCCAGTATACCTGGCTGAAGGGCGACGCCTCGGATGATGATGTGCTGCAGGCTGCCGGAATCGAACGGGCCAAGGGGCTGGTATCGGTGGTTGCCTCGGATGCGGACAACCTCTACATTACCCTGACCGCCCGTGGTTTGAACAAGGATCTCTATATCATGGCCCGTTCCAGCGGCGGGGCAGGGGTGCAGACAAAGTTGAAGCGGGCAGGCGCGACCAAGGTGATCTCGCCCTATTCAATCGGTGCCAGGCGTATGGCCCATCTCATCGTTCGTCCCACGGTGACCGACTTTATCGACCTGACCATGCGCGCCGGCGAGCTCGACCTGATTATGGAGGAACTGCGGGTCACTGAAACCTCCCGCCTGGCCGGGAAAAACCTGATCGAATCGGAGATTCGCAAAAGATACGATGTCATCGTAGTCGCGATCAAGCGCCAGGACGGCACCATGCTCTTTAATCCAAAACCCGACTCGGTGATCATGGGCGACGATATCCTCATCGTCCTCGGTGCCAGCGAGCACATTATCGGCCTGGGCAAAGAGATGTAA